The segment TGTCCTTGACGGCGGACAATCCGCGTGATCACGTGTATACCTTGCACGCGGAACTTGAAGGACAGAAACTCGCCCCCATTTTCGAACAGCTGCTGGCTGGCTGGAAAGCCCAGGGCTACCAGTTTGCGGCGATGGGCGATTATTATGAAAAGATAAAAGAGTCGGACTTGCCCGTGTGCCCCATCACCTGGGATGAGCTGCCCGGGCGTTCGGGACGCCTGATTGTGCAGGGCAAAGCGGCCTGAATGCTGTATTGTTGCATCTGGATGCGTTGCCAGATTAAAAAAACAGCGCTGATGATCACCGTTCAGGAGAGAACCTGTGGCTGATAGCCAATCCCTCGTTAGCATACCCGACTTTAGCGCCGCCATGACCAGCGGCAAAACCTTTCAATTGCTGGGCCGCCCGGCCAAGGCCACGGTGCTGTTTTTCTATCCGAAGGACAACACCCCTGGCTGCACCACTGAAAACATCGCCTTCCGCGATGCCTATCCGCAATTTGTCGCCGCCGGCGTGGAAATCTACGGCGTCAGCCGCGATTCCCTGCGCTCGCACGAAAGCTTCAAAGCCAAGCTGGAGCTGCCATTCGAGCTCATTTCCGACCCGGACGAAGCCGTTTGCCTGCTGTTTAACGTCATGAAGATGAAACAGATGTACGGCAAGACGGTCCGTGGCGTCGAGCGCAGCACGTTTGTGATTGACGCCCAGGGCCGATTGGTGAAAGAATGGAGAGGCGTGAAGGTCGCAACTCACGTGGAAGAAGTGCTGGAATTCGTAGCGCATCTGAATTGATCGTCCATGTTGATCCAATGCGTGTTGCCGGCTTCCAGCGAGCCTAGTTCAACCGCAGTTCAGTTCACGGTACCTATCGCCATTTTGAGTCAACGAAGCGCCTCCACCCACTCCGCCAGGCGGGCCTGCAGCCCGGCTATGGCGTCCATGACCGGCCTTGCTGCCGGCCTCCCGGCAGTTATTCGTCCTGTAGCATTGTTGTTCCCCTCGCATCCCCCCATGAGAAGTGCCGCCAGAAGCTGGCTGCCCATGGGAGATTCATTCCAGAAATTTTTTGATTGAGATCCTGATGCCACTGCCAAAATTACCGAGCAAGCCAGCCACCATCCTGGCCACCCAAGATTACCCAACCGCAGGCGCAGCGCGCCCGGCCACCAAAACCCCGGCAGCCAAGAAAGTGGCTGCACCGATCATTGAAGCGGCAATCGCCGACGTCGCCAAACCGGTCCGCAATGCGGCCACGAAGATCAAGCAAGTGGCGGCCCTGATGGTCGCCAAGCCGGCGCCTGCGCCAGCCGTCGCCGCGCCTGCGGCCGTTGCTCCTGCGGCGAAAGCCAAGCCTGCGGCAAAAAGCAAGGTCACGCCGATCAAGTCCGTCAAGCAAGCCGAGCAACCGCACCCGGCCAAGCACAAGCCTGTGGAAGTCCAGCTCAAGTCGTCCGCCAGCCGCGCCGCCGACCAGCGCGGCATCAGCAAGCTGTTCGTGCTCGACACGAACGTGCTGATGCACGATCCATCGTCGCTGTTCCGCTTCGAGGAACACGACGTGTATCTGCCGATGATGACCCTGGAAGAGCTGGACAACCATAAGAAGGGCATGACGGAAGTGGCGCGCAATGCACGCCAGGTCTCGCGCACGCTCGACGCCCTGATCAGCAACACGGACGACGACGCCATCGAACACGGCATCCTGCTGTCCAAGCTGGGCAACAAGGACGCCAAGGGCCGTCTGTTCTTCCAGACGCGCTTGCAAAGCGCCGACCTGCCGGCTGGCTTGCCAGTGGGCAAAGCCGACAACCAGATCCTCGCCGTCGTGCGCTCGCTCGAGTCGGAACAGGAAGGCCGCCCTGTCGTGCTGGTGTCGAAAGACATCAACATGCGCATCAAGGCGCGTGCCCTGGGCTTGCCGGCCGAAGATTACTTCAACGACCATGTGCTGGAAGACACGGACTTGCTGTACTCGGGCATCGTGCAATTGCCGGACGACTTCTGGAACAAGCATGGCAAGGACATGGAATCCTGGCAGGAAAGCAAGAACGGCTACAGTTCGACGTTCTACCGCGTGACGGGCCCGTTCATTCCATCCTTGCTGGTCAACCAGTTCATCTATCTGGAACCGAAAAACGGCGAAACGCCGTTCTACGGCCAGGTGAAACAGATCAACGGCAAGACGGCCGTGCTGCAAACCCTGCGCGACTTCAGCCACACGAAGAACAATGTGTGGGGCGTGACGGCGCGCAACCGCGAGCAAAACTTCGCGCTGAACCTGCTGATGAATCCGGAATGCGACTTCGTCACCCTGCTGGGCCAGGCCGGTACCGGCAAGACCCTGCTGGCCCTGGCCGCCGGCCTGGCGCAAGTGCTGGAAACCAAGCTCTACAATGAAATCATCGTCACCCGCGTGACGGTGCCGGTCGGTGAAGACATCGGTTTCCTGCCAGGCACGGAAGAAGAAAAAATGTCGCCATGGATGGGCGCCTTCGACGACAACCTGGAAGTGCTGAACAAGTCCGACTCCGATGGCGGCGAATGGGGCCGTGCGGCAACGCAAGACCTGATCCGCTCGCGCATCAAGATCAAGTCGCTCAACTTCATGCGCGGCCGCACCTTCGTCAACAAGTTCCTCATCATCGATGAAGCGCAGAACTTGACGCCGAAACAGGTGAAGACCCTCGTCACGCGCGCCGGTCCCGGCACGAAGATCCTGTGCCTGGGCAACATCGCGCAGATCGACACGCCATACCTGACGGAAGGCTCGAGCGGCCTGACCTACGTGGTCGACCGCTTCAAGGGCTGGACCCACAGCGGCCACGTCACCCTGGCCCGCGGCGAGCGTTCGCGCCTGGCCGACCACG is part of the Janthinobacterium sp. 67 genome and harbors:
- a CDS encoding peroxiredoxin, with translation MADSQSLVSIPDFSAAMTSGKTFQLLGRPAKATVLFFYPKDNTPGCTTENIAFRDAYPQFVAAGVEIYGVSRDSLRSHESFKAKLELPFELISDPDEAVCLLFNVMKMKQMYGKTVRGVERSTFVIDAQGRLVKEWRGVKVATHVEEVLEFVAHLN
- a CDS encoding PhoH family protein, encoding MPLPKLPSKPATILATQDYPTAGAARPATKTPAAKKVAAPIIEAAIADVAKPVRNAATKIKQVAALMVAKPAPAPAVAAPAAVAPAAKAKPAAKSKVTPIKSVKQAEQPHPAKHKPVEVQLKSSASRAADQRGISKLFVLDTNVLMHDPSSLFRFEEHDVYLPMMTLEELDNHKKGMTEVARNARQVSRTLDALISNTDDDAIEHGILLSKLGNKDAKGRLFFQTRLQSADLPAGLPVGKADNQILAVVRSLESEQEGRPVVLVSKDINMRIKARALGLPAEDYFNDHVLEDTDLLYSGIVQLPDDFWNKHGKDMESWQESKNGYSSTFYRVTGPFIPSLLVNQFIYLEPKNGETPFYGQVKQINGKTAVLQTLRDFSHTKNNVWGVTARNREQNFALNLLMNPECDFVTLLGQAGTGKTLLALAAGLAQVLETKLYNEIIVTRVTVPVGEDIGFLPGTEEEKMSPWMGAFDDNLEVLNKSDSDGGEWGRAATQDLIRSRIKIKSLNFMRGRTFVNKFLIIDEAQNLTPKQVKTLVTRAGPGTKILCLGNIAQIDTPYLTEGSSGLTYVVDRFKGWTHSGHVTLARGERSRLADHASEVL